CCTGCAGTTTATTGCAAAAGGCAATACCTTTAATCTTTGTTCGCTTATCCCCTCGCCGCAGATTTCACATATCCCATATGAGCCTTCATCCAGTTTACGTAATGATTCGTCTATCTTAAGCAATTTTTCCCTTTGCGCACTGAGCTGCCTCAGGCTTATATCCTCCGAGATATCGACAACTGACCAGTCACCGTCATCCAGCGCAGTATCGACAAGCTGCCTGTTTTCGCCTTTTATATATTTTGATGTCTCTTGTTTTATTTCTTTGAGAATTTCTTCGCGTTTCTGTAAGAGGATTTTTTTCAGATACTTATTTTTTGCATCAAGATCCTTAACAACCCGCGTTTGAACAGGCTTAAAATTTTTACTTATTTTTTTCTTTTGTTTTGCCTTGACAACTTTTTTTATTATTTTTTTTGTTTTAACAGTTTTTGCTCTTTTGGTTATTAATTTCTTTTGCACAGTTTTTTTAGCTGGTCTAATTGCTTTTTTAGCGGGTTTTTTAGCTTGCTTTTTTGGTTCTTTCTTTCTCGCCATTACTTTGTCTCATCAGATTTTTCTTCTTCTTTATAAATCTCGATAATGCTCTTAACTTTTATATCTGCTTGCTTAAGTGCATTCTGGATGTCAGTGAGCTTAGCGTCAACTGTTTTAATGATAAAATTATTACTAGTCACCTTAGACCTCCATTATCTCTTTTTCTTTATGCTCAAGCGCTTCGTCAATCTTTTTTATGTAAGAATCAGTCATCTTCTGAATTTCATCAAGCGATTTTTTTGTATCATCCTCGCTCAGATGCTGATCTTTTTCAAGCTTTTTGATTCCTTCGTTTGTATCCCTTCTTATGTTTCTAATTGCCACTTTTATATCTTCGGAATGCTTCTTTACAACTTTCACAAGTTGTTTTCTGCGCTCTTCTGTAAGTGCAGGTATGTTTATTCTTATAACCTTGCCGTCATTAACAGGCGTAAGTCCTAGGTCTGATTTTTGAATTGCTTTTTCTATCTCTGCAATCATTTTTTGATCCCACGGCTGGATAACTATCTGTCTAGGGTCCGGTATGCTTAATGAGGCAACCTGTTGCAAAGGAGTCGGCACACCGTAATAATCAGCTTTTACGCCGTCAAGAAGTACAAGTGATGCACGGCCTGTGCGAACTGAAGCAAACTCTTTTTTAAGAGTTTCGATCGCGCCTTCCATTTTTTCAGTTGCTTTTCTTTTTACCTCTTTCTCCATTGTTTCCTCCTACTGTAGTTCCTATTTTTTTGCCATGAACAAGATCATCTATATTGTTTTTGCCTTTCAGATCAAAAACCACTATAGGGAGATTATTGTCCATGCATAATGATATTGCAGTAGAATCCATAACACTAAGACCTTTTTTTAGAACATCCATATAACTTATTTCATCATATCTTACTGCCTTTGAATCTTTTATAGGGTCAGCAGAATAAATACCGTCAACTTTAGTCGCCTTTAGTATAACCTCCGCTCCAATCTCCATCGCCCTTAGCGCAGCAGCAGTATCAGTTGTGAAATATGGGTTCCCTGTGCCTGCAGCAAAAATGACCACACGGCCCTTTTGAAGATGTCTTATTGCCTTGCGCCTTATATAATGTTCAGTCAGCTGACTCATTTCTATTGCAGACTGAACTCTTGTGGGTATTCCATTTTTTTCCAATGCATTCTGCAAAGCAAGTGCATTCATAACAGTTGCAAGCATCCCGATATAATCGGCTGATGCGCGTTCAATGCCTTTTACGCTTGCCTCAACACCCCTGAATATATTTCCTCCGCCTATGACTATAGCAATCTCAATCCCAAGATTCACAACTTTTTTTATCTCACTTGCTATATAAGAAACGGTCTCAGCGTCAATGCCAAAACCTTTTTCACCCATAAGGGCTTCGCCGCTGAGCTTTAGCAGTATCCTTTTATACTTTAAGGGTGCATCCATTTTTTAAGCTGTTATTTTTCTCCGAGTTGGAATCTTACAAAACGCTTAACAACAATATTCTCCCCAAGCTTGGCAATCTTTTCTGTAACAAGGTCTTTTATCTTGAGTTTCTGCTCAGTGTCTTTAACAAATATCTGTTCAAGCAGACACTGCTCTCCGAAGAACTTGTCGAGTTTTCCTTCAACAATTTTTTCGATGACCTCTTTTGGCTTGTTTGTCGTCTGAGTCCTGTATATCTCTTTTTCTCTCTCGACAACATCTCCGGGAACATCTTCGCTAGAAAGATAAGAGGGATTTGCAGCAGCGACATGCAGACATATATCTTTTACAAGTCCCTTAAAATCATCTGTCTTTGCTACAAAGTCTGTTTCACAATTTATCTCAAGCAGAACTCCTATCTTGTCCATATGAATATATGAACCAATAAGCCCTTCTGATGCCTGCCTGCCTGATTTTTTTGCGGCAGTTGCAAGCCCTTTCTGCCTAAGACAGTCTATTGCTTTTTCAAAATTACCACCAGCCTCAGCAAGCGCCTTTTTACAATCCATCATCCCAGCGCCGGTTTTTTCTCTTAGTTCTTTGACTATATCAGCAGAAATAGCCGTCATTCTTTTCCCTCCTCGACTGCTTCTTTCTCTTCCTCTTCTTTCTTAACTTCTATAGTTTTTGTTTCTGCTGTTTCAGCTTCAGCCTTCGATATAGCTGTCCTTCCCTCAATTATAGCCTCTGCCATCTTTGATGCAAGAAGCTTTATTGCCCTTATAGCATCATCATTGCCAGGGATAA
This genomic window from Nitrospiraceae bacterium contains:
- a CDS encoding TraR/DksA C4-type zinc finger protein, which produces MARKKEPKKQAKKPAKKAIRPAKKTVQKKLITKRAKTVKTKKIIKKVVKAKQKKKISKNFKPVQTRVVKDLDAKNKYLKKILLQKREEILKEIKQETSKYIKGENRQLVDTALDDGDWSVVDISEDISLRQLSAQREKLLKIDESLRKLDEGSYGICEICGEGISEQRLKVLPFAINCRDCQEKIEELEAIEKASPLT
- the frr gene encoding ribosome recycling factor, whose protein sequence is MEKEVKRKATEKMEGAIETLKKEFASVRTGRASLVLLDGVKADYYGVPTPLQQVASLSIPDPRQIVIQPWDQKMIAEIEKAIQKSDLGLTPVNDGKVIRINIPALTEERRKQLVKVVKKHSEDIKVAIRNIRRDTNEGIKKLEKDQHLSEDDTKKSLDEIQKMTDSYIKKIDEALEHKEKEIMEV
- the pyrH gene encoding UMP kinase codes for the protein MDAPLKYKRILLKLSGEALMGEKGFGIDAETVSYIASEIKKVVNLGIEIAIVIGGGNIFRGVEASVKGIERASADYIGMLATVMNALALQNALEKNGIPTRVQSAIEMSQLTEHYIRRKAIRHLQKGRVVIFAAGTGNPYFTTDTAAALRAMEIGAEVILKATKVDGIYSADPIKDSKAVRYDEISYMDVLKKGLSVMDSTAISLCMDNNLPIVVFDLKGKNNIDDLVHGKKIGTTVGGNNGERGKKKSN
- the tsf gene encoding translation elongation factor Ts — translated: MTAISADIVKELREKTGAGMMDCKKALAEAGGNFEKAIDCLRQKGLATAAKKSGRQASEGLIGSYIHMDKIGVLLEINCETDFVAKTDDFKGLVKDICLHVAAANPSYLSSEDVPGDVVEREKEIYRTQTTNKPKEVIEKIVEGKLDKFFGEQCLLEQIFVKDTEQKLKIKDLVTEKIAKLGENIVVKRFVRFQLGEK